The following proteins are co-located in the Silene latifolia isolate original U9 population chromosome 1, ASM4854445v1, whole genome shotgun sequence genome:
- the LOC141593876 gene encoding uncharacterized protein LOC141593876, with protein sequence MSKVLKMQGYDSEKEEEESCDEEDFEEEEEEEEEESNEFDDEFEEKVVEKFDPNTITVKVQKLEYGPNYQKFMKIDKDIELRWLMIHYCEKMGMEYRNTKFMFNGASLRTTDTPLKLSMVNGDVISVGLGKSNQGVDQRSPIWYRTLCIRAHKRRDTFVRVARDVSLLRSIKRNFSDSENGKHDSTCFFYKGLKLTDIDTVNMLRIEDGDIIDAFNFNDNRSSLSFVSGLPSTLHEPPAFKRNPDINKSGPRKHVLGTPGTRPRPRETQLHNNTPVQQQTTRPRPPPVNMSMRQAPPYTGMKRVPY encoded by the exons ATGTCGAAAGTCCTGAAAATGCAAGGATACGATagcgaaaaagaagaagaagagtcctGCGACGAAGAGGATTtcgaagaagaggaagaagaagaagaagaagaatcaaaCGAATTCGATGATGAATTCGAAGAAAAAGTAGTAGAAAAATTTGATCCGAACACCATAACTGTGAAGGTGCAGAAACTTGAGTATGGACCGAATTATCAGAAGTTTATGAAAATTGATAAAGATATTGaattgagatggttgatgatTCATTATTGTGAAAAAATGGGAATGGAGTATCGTAATACTAAGTTTATGTTTAATGGTGCTTCACTTAGGACTACTGATACGCCGCTTAAACTTTCTATGGTTAATGGAGATGTTATTTCTGTTGGTCTCGGAAAGAGTAATCAAG GTGTTGATCAGCGCAGCCCTATTTGGTATCGAACTCTGTGCATCCGTGCACACAAAAGGAGAGACACATTTGTGAGGGTTGCTCGTGATGTGTCGTTATTGCGTTCAATTAAGCGCAATTTCTCTGATAGCGAAAATGGAAAACATGACTCCACCTGCTTTTTCTACAAGGGACTGAAGCTAACGGATATCGATACAGTAAACATGCTCAGAATAGAGGATGGTGACATCATTGATGCCTTCAATTTCAATGACAATA GATCGTCCTTGAGCTTTGTCAGCGGACTCCCCTCAACTTTACACGAACCCCCCGCTTTTAAAAGGAATCCTGACATCAAT AAGAGTGGACCACGTAAACACGTCCTTGGAACTCCGGGTACACGTCCTAGACCTAGAGAAACACAGTTGCACAATAATACCCCAGTTCAGCAACAGACGACAAGACCTAGACCTCCCCCTGTTAACATGAGTATGAGACAGGCACCCCCCTATACCGGTATGAAGCGAGTCCCATATTGA